The DNA window TTTGCCTGACGACATTTTTCCCTGACTGCAAGACTTCTATTTGCAATGGAGATCACATAATGCTTATAAATTCTTCCGCACCTAATATTGACAGTGGATTTGTTTTCTCATTTTTTGTGATTCATATCTCTTTTATAAAATGAGATCGACTTAACAATTATCTTTTTATTTTCTTTAAGATCATTAAGTTGCCGAATGAGATAATGACGCTGGCGGGTCGCCCGTTTTCACCGATAAACTCAGCGAAGATGAAAAAGCAGAAATGTGATAAATAGCGCATTTTTTTGCGTCAGGAAGGTTCGCGGCTCGCGTATCACGCGGTTCGGGCAATAGCGCTCTTCTGTCGTTCGCGAGTGCGTCGCCTGCTTTACATGCCATAAAATCTGTGGCGATCTCCATCACATTCTAATCAAAACATGGTTTCATTTTTATCTAATGCCGTAGAAAGTACTCAGTGTCTAATAAAAGCAGTAGTGTCTAGTGTCGAAATAAAATCGACGCTATTTTCTACTCTATCCGGGGCATTGAAGAATGGCGCTGTCGGCAAAAGAAAAATTATTCCAGAAAATAGTCACCCACTACGCACGGAAACCCGCAGGATTCACGGCTCAGGACTGTGCGGACTTTATGCAGGTTAACCGTAGCGTTATCAGCCATTACCTCAACAGGCTATGCGATGACGGTTATCTGCGTAAAGAAAACACCCGTCCGGTGCGCTTCTATGTGCAACAAAACGGCGGGGAAAAGACTCAGCCATCTCGCATAGTGTCGAAAAAGCACGACGCCTTCCAGCCGCTGATTGGCGCGCACGGGAGCCTGACCGACGCCGTCGCGCTGTGCCGCTCGGCGGTGGACTATCCCGGTGACGGTTTGCCTGTCCTGCTCTCCGGGGAGAGCGGCGTCGGCAAAAGCCATCTGGCGACGCTGATTTATCAGTACGCCCTCGAGCGCGGAGTTATCGCAGCGGACAAACCCTTCGTTGAGCTTAACTGCGCCGATTACGCCAACAATCCGGAGCTGCTTTCGGCAACCCTTTTCGGCTATACCCGCGGCGCTTTCACCGGCGCTGACCGCGAGAAACGCGGCGCCTTTGATGATGCCGATGGCGGATTTCTGTTTCTCGATGAAGTGCATCGTCTCTCGGCAGAGAACCAGGAAAAGCTGTTTCTGTTTATGGATAAAGGGTATTTCTACCGTCTTGGCGATAACCGTACGCGCCATCCGGCGTCGCTGCGCTTTATCTTCGCCACCACGGAAAATATCGATACCGTCCTGCTTAACACCTTCCGCCGCCGCATCCCGGTGCGCGTCACGCTGCCCAACTATATTTCGCGCCCGCTGACCGAGCGCGTCGCTCAGGTCAGCCACTTTTTGCAGCAGGAAGCGCGCAGCCTGCGTCGGGATATCCATCTTGATAATCAGCTGATGCATCAGCTGGTCACCTCCCCGGTGCGCGGCAATATTGGCGAGTTAAAAAATCAGATCAAAGTGATGTGCGCCAGCGCCTGGAGCGAGAATCGTGAGGCTGACGTCATCACGCTACGCGGCCCGGCGTCCGGCGGCGAAATAATCCGTATTGCCGCCAGCGCGCATGAAGATGCGCTGAATATCAGCCATCTGCTGCCCAAAGCGATGCGCGATGACGTGATTTTTCGCGACTTTTGCCACAGCGGTAACGTGCTGTTGCTGAATCGCAAAGTAGAACAGCTGCTGACTACCGTCAGCGGCGCGGTTGCCGCCGAGTCGCTCTACAGCGGCTATATCTGGCAGAACACCGTTCACGCGCTGGAGGAGCTGGAGAGCCTGACCGGCGTCTCCTGTCACCCGGAAATCCGCAAGGCGGTCTGGCTCTGCCTGAGCTATGCGCTGCATGCTCCGGAGGAGGCGCTCGACCCAGACGAACTGCACACCATTTCCGATTATGTTTCCGCTAAGGCACGGCTGCTGGCCGAAGAGTGCCTCGCTTTGCTGAGCAAACATGTCACCCAGCAGCCGCTCCCCCTGCTTCAGCCGCTGTTAAGCTGCGTTTTTCACACCCTCGCCGGTGAAGACGATCCGATTCAGGGCATTATCGTGTCCCACGGTCGCGCCACGGCGTCGAGCATCGCCGGGATCGCCAACCAGTTGACCGGCGGCTACTATTTTAAAGCCTTCGACATGGCGAACGCGACGTCCACCAGAGAGATCATCGACCTGCTGATTGCCCACGTTTCCCGCCTTAAACAAGGCGCGGGACTGATTATTCTGGTGGATATGGGGTCGCTAAAAGAGATCTACGAAGAGATTAAGCTCCACCTGCACGGCGAACTGTTGGTTATCAACAATGTCAGTACGGCCATGGCGCTCGATATTGCGGCCAAAATTCAGGATAAACTGTCGATGGAGGCGATTATTGAGAGCGCCAAAGGCGCGTACGAGGTGGAAACGCGCTACTACGCGGGCGTGTTACCGGGCAATAAAATTATTATCTCCTGTATCTCCGGCGAAGGGATCTCCCGCAAGCTAAAAGATATTGTCCAGCGCTTCCTGGCCCAGGATGAGATCGACATTATTACGATGGAGTATGACGATCTGAAATGGAAAATCGCCCACGCCGACCCGGCGCTAAACGGTACGCGGCTAATCATCACCACGACCGATCTGGAAGCCGGCTATATTCCTCTGCTTAGCGTGGAACAGCTGATTAAAGAAAAGACGCTGGTGTTAAAACGCGACTACTTCAACGGGCTGCTGATGGAAGGCGGCCTGGAGCCCATGATTGATGAAGTGGTCAAGCTGTTTACCGTCGAAGGCGTCGCCAGCCGCCTCAACTTCCTCAATCCGGTGGTGATTATTGATGAAGTCGAAGCGGTCATTAAACAGTATGAAGCCTTCTACAAAATCCATTTTGAAAGCTATCTGCGCATCAATCTGTTTATGCATATCGCCCTGATGATCGAGCGGGTAATGGTTAACAACGGCGTACGCCACCGCGAAGAGGCGGAGCTGACGCTGGCGCAGCAGGCGTTTGTCGCCGTCCACGACACCTTTTTCCAGGCCCTGAACCGCAAATACAATATCATCCTGCCGCTTACCGAAGTGCTGATGATTTATGAAATCATGGAGCCGTGGATCGCCTTTGACCCCGACCATTAACCCCCGTTGCCAGCGTCGGCTGGCAAACCTGTCGACACTGTATAAATTGCCCATCCAACACTGCAAAAAGCGTCCAAAAAACCGATTTTATCCTTTAAAAACATATAAATAAAAACATGGCGCGATTATTGCTATTTCTTTTTCAGATACCTGAAAAGATGAAGGAATATGCAATGCGAGAGATGTACATCGCAACCCATGGCCGCTACGCAGAAGGGATAGTATCGGCATTAAATCTGCTGATTGGCGACGACCATGGCGTCACGCCCGTCTGTGCCTACTGCGGTGAAATTGAGTCAACGGCTGAACTGGCCATCCGCTTTGACGCTATCGCCCGGCAGGCGGCCGGTCGCGGCAATGAGCTGGTGCTGTTTACCGATATGCCCGGCGGGAGCGTCAACAATACCGCCGTACAGATGATGGTCAAATATCCCCACGCGCACGTCATCAGCGGCGCCAGCCTGATTATGCTGATGGAGTTTTGCATGTCGGAACACGCCGAAACCGCACAGCGGCTTCAGGATGCCGTCGCCGCCGCCAGCGGGGCGATGCAGTACATGAATCAGCTGCCGGAAATCATCGCGGCGCGCCAGGCTGCGCAGCACAAAACGCAGGACAATATTGATGATTTTTTTGCCGAAGAGGGAAACCCGTGACTATCGCACTCGAAGCGCTTGATGCGCGCTATCTCTCGCCGCAGCCGAGGTTAAATCATGCCTGGCTTAACGCGGCAATCGGCGAAGTGCTGACGCAGCTCGACGCCATGCTGCCGCGCTTTACGGCAACCTTTCCCGCCGCCAGTGCGACACGGGGCCGCTATGAAAGCGTGGAGAAAGTCGACTGGACCGAGGGATTCTGGACCGGCATGCTGTGGCTCGCCTGGGAGGTCACCGGCGATGATAAATATCGGGCGGTGGCGGAAAGCCTGCTCGATAGCTTTGAAGAACGTCTCGATAAGCAGATTAAAGTGGATACCCACGACCTGGGCTTTCTCTATCTCCTCTCCTGCGTTAACGCCTGGAAGCTCACCGGCAACCTGCGCGCCCGCGAACTCGCCCTGCGCGCGGCCGAGCTGCTCTATCGCCGCTTTAACGCCGCGGCGGGCGTCATTCAGGCCTGGGGAGATTTAAACGACCCGGCACGCCAGGGGCGGATGATCATTGACTGCAATCTCAATGTTCCGCTGCTATTTTGGGCCGCCAACGAAACCGGAAATCAGCGGTGGCGCGAGGCCGCCAGCCGTCATCTGGCGCAGGCGGCACGCTATCTGGTGCGCGAAGACGCCTCTACTTTCCATACATTTTATATGGATGTTCATAGCGGCCAGCCGCTGCGCGGCGATACGCACCAGGGATTCAGCGACAGCTCCTGCTGGGCGCGCGGCCAGGCGTGGGGAATTTATGGTTTCGCGCTGGGATACGCCCACACCGGCGATGCCTGGCAGCCCGAGCTCTCCCGCCGCCTGGCGCACTATTTTCTTAACCGCTTACCAGAAGATTTTGTCTGCTACTGGGATCTGATTTTTACCGCCGAAGATAATCAGTACCGGGATACCTCTGCGGCGGCGATCGCGGCCTGCGGTCTGGCGGAACTGCTGAAGCTATTACCGCTCACCGACCCGCTGCGTCCGGCCTACGGCAACGCTATCGAACTGATGATGCGCAATTTACGCGAGCGCTACTTTGCCCACGCGCAGGACGGCCTGCTGCGCGAAGGCGTTTATAACTTTGGCCGCAATATGGGCATTAACGAACCTAACCTCTGGGGCGATTACTTCTATTTCGAAGCCCTGGTTCGCCTTTCCCGCGTCTGGACACCCTACTTTTGCTAACTGGAGCTACACCATGATTTCTTTAGTACGTATTGACGATCGTTTAATCCACGGACAGGTTGCCGTGGTCTGGACCAAGCATCTGGGCGTGAACCGCATCCTGGTCGCCAATGACCAGATCGTGAATAACGAAGTGCAGAAAATGTCGCTGCGCATGGCGGCACCCGATACCGCAAAGTGCGCCATTATGGCGGTGAAGGACGCGGGCGATGTGCTTAACGACCCGCGTTCGGAAGCCATGAAAATTATGGTGATCGTTAACAATGCCGCCGACGCCCGTCGGCTCGTCGAACAGGCGCCGGGGATAAAAACGCTGAACGTCGCTAACTTCGGGCGCATCACCGACAACCTGGCGGCGAAAAAGCGCATTAGCGATACCGTCTACGTGACGCCGGAAGATGTGGCGGATTTCCACGCTATCGCCGACCGCGGCGTTGCCGTTGAATATCAGGTCCTGCCATCTCATCCGGTGAAAAACCTGATTGAGATGCTGGATAACGCCGCCAGCTAAGCGAGGTCGCTATGTTAACTTCCGCAATTCTTGTTGCTGTCATTATGTTTCTGGTGAAAACCGCCGACCATACGCTGGGTCAACCGCTGATTGAACGTCCGCTCATCTGCGGCGCGCTGGTGGGGCTGGTGCTGGGAGACCTGCAACAGGGCATTATTATCGGCGCCACGCTGGAGCTGATTTTCCTTGGCACCATCACCATCGGCGGCTCGGTTCCTGCCGACCTTGCGGTGGGGTCAGTACTGGCAACCGCTTTTACGATTCTGACCCACGCTGAGCCGCCGGTGGCCGTTGCGCTGGCGCTGCCTATCAGCCTGCTGGCGGTCTTTGTTTATCAGGTGCTGAAGCTGGTCTATACCGCTCTGGTTGAAAAATACGATGCGCTACTGGAACAGGGGCGTGACCGTGCGGCGCTGGGTTTGACGCTCGGTATGACCTTCTTTTATGGCATCCCCTTCGCCCTGATCGCCTTTTTTGGCGTGCTCTTCGGCACCGAGGTCATCCGCAGTCTGGTCGAGAGCATTCCAGGTACGGTCATGCGCGGCATGACGGCGGTTGGCGGCATACTTCCGGCGCTCGGGTTCGCCATTCTGCTGAAGGCGCTGTGGAACCGTAACATCGCCGCCTTCTTCTTTATCGGTTTCGCGATGGCGGCCTATCTGCAATTGCCGATTATGGGGATTGCGATTATTGCAGCCTCGGTATCGGTCTATCTGTGCTTTAACGAATTCAATCAGCTTAAAGCGAATAAACAAACGGCAACGGCGGCCGCGTCCGCCTCAGTTGACGATAAGGATGGGTTCTTCAATGACTGATATCCAGACACAAAGCGTTAGCGCTTACGCCGATGATAAAAGCGAGAAAAAGCTTTTTCGTCAGCTTTTTATCCGCCAGTTTCCGCTGCTGGGGTCGATGAACTTCACCCGTATGGAGGGATTAAGCTACGGCTGGGCGCTGGCGCCAATGCTGAAGAAAATCTACGCCAACGACCCGCACCGTTATCTTGAGTCGCTTAAGCGAAACAGCCAGTTCTTCAATACCAACCAGCATCTGGCGCCCTTTATTATGGGCCTGACGCTGTCGATGGAAAAAGAGAACGCCGCCAACCCGAACTTTGATACCTCCAGTATTAACGGCATCAAAGTGGCCTTAATGGGGCCATTTGCCGGGGTCGGTGACTCCTTCTTCTACGGCGTGTTGCGTATTATCGCCACCGGGATTGCCATTGGCCTGGCATCACAAGGGAATCCGCTGGGACCGCTGCTGTTCCTGCTGATTTACAATATTCCCAGCTATCTGCTGCGCTATTACGGCGGCGTCATGGGCTACCGTTTAGGCTCGAAGTATATCGCCGAAGCGACGCAGTCCGGGCTGCTGAGCTGTATCACCAAAGCCTCATCAATTATGGGTTTAATGATGGTGGGGGCAATGAGCGCCAGTATGGTGAAATTTACCACTACCTTTAAAACCACCATCGCCGGGCAGCCCTTTGTACTGCAGGAGATCCTCGACAAAATTTGCGTCGGGTTAATTCCTCTGCTTTTAGTTCTGGGCTGCCTGAAGCTGCTCAATAAAAAGGTCAGCCCCAATAAGGTGTTAATTATGCTGATTGTCTTCGGCTTTGCCGCTGCGGGTATTGGCATAATTTAATCCATTCTCTGGCTCCCTTTAATAAAAGGGAGCCGTCCTCTAACTTGTGATGAGTATCGACGCAAATAAAAAATCAGTCAGTGTCGAATTAACGCTCAACACATCAAAACAACGTTATGTATTTTAAGGGTTTTATATTCTGGCACAGCAATTGCTATTTAATAGGTGTCTTTTATTTCTCTCCAGAAATTATGGCACTTAATAAATCCTACAGGAATTAAAATGAAAACATTACGCACGCTATTGATCGGCATCCCGCTGTCCTTTTTTACGCTAAATACGCTTGCCGCGGCAACCTGGGTTGATAATCGCTACGCGCATACTACGGCTTCTGAGAAAAATCAGTATAAAATAGGCCTGGGTCATATATTTGATAATGGCGCCGGTGTTCTGGCCTCCGCCATGTACGACCTCGGACAAGATTTTAATCAAATGAAAAGCTCCTTTCAGGAGTTTGAAGGCTGGTATCCGATCCCGCTTAATGATAAATGGACGCTGACGCCGGGCGGATTAACCGATATTGATAGTAAAGGAACGAAGCTGGCGCCTTATATCAGTCTCGATTATAAAATCAGTAAATCTTTAAGTTTAAGCAGCCGCTACCGCTATAACCATATGACCCATAAAGATCGCGATTACAACGGCTATATGGATTACAACGACAGCCATCAGTTCGACCTGTACCTTAATTACCAGGCGACTGAGAAACTGTGGCTTCAGTTCAACCCGGAATTCTTCGTCAACACAAACGACTTCAATGCCTCTAACGGGCAGAAAACCCACTGGGAGCCAAGCATTGTGGCGCGTTACCGTGTCGATAAACACTGGCTTCCCTATGCGGAAGTGGCCTGGCTCGATCAGGATCAGAATCACGACGATCAGGTGCGATTCCGCCTCGGCATTCGCTATTACTTCGATTAAACCCCGCAAGGGCAGCGAAGCTGCCCTTATCATATCGCCGTCAGGCTTACTGCAAACGCACGATAAACGGTGAGAAAACGGCGCTGCTGCCGGCGTTTTCATGCGCGCCACGCGCGTAAATGCCCATACGTGCGCCGATCCATTTTCCCGCACCGGCGGAAAACGACGGTGTCACCTGCTGCCATTCCCGCTGCGTAAGCCGATAACAAAAGCGGACTATCCCGTCATAGTCCACCTGGAACCCCAGCG is part of the Klebsiella quasipneumoniae subsp. quasipneumoniae genome and encodes:
- a CDS encoding PTS system mannose/fructose/N-acetylgalactosamine-transporter subunit IIB; this encodes MISLVRIDDRLIHGQVAVVWTKHLGVNRILVANDQIVNNEVQKMSLRMAAPDTAKCAIMAVKDAGDVLNDPRSEAMKIMVIVNNAADARRLVEQAPGIKTLNVANFGRITDNLAAKKRISDTVYVTPEDVADFHAIADRGVAVEYQVLPSHPVKNLIEMLDNAAS
- a CDS encoding glycoside hydrolase family 88 protein, whose protein sequence is MTIALEALDARYLSPQPRLNHAWLNAAIGEVLTQLDAMLPRFTATFPAASATRGRYESVEKVDWTEGFWTGMLWLAWEVTGDDKYRAVAESLLDSFEERLDKQIKVDTHDLGFLYLLSCVNAWKLTGNLRARELALRAAELLYRRFNAAAGVIQAWGDLNDPARQGRMIIDCNLNVPLLFWAANETGNQRWREAASRHLAQAARYLVREDASTFHTFYMDVHSGQPLRGDTHQGFSDSSCWARGQAWGIYGFALGYAHTGDAWQPELSRRLAHYFLNRLPEDFVCYWDLIFTAEDNQYRDTSAAAIAACGLAELLKLLPLTDPLRPAYGNAIELMMRNLRERYFAHAQDGLLREGVYNFGRNMGINEPNLWGDYFYFEALVRLSRVWTPYFC
- a CDS encoding oligogalacturonate-specific porin KdgM family protein, which encodes MKTLRTLLIGIPLSFFTLNTLAAATWVDNRYAHTTASEKNQYKIGLGHIFDNGAGVLASAMYDLGQDFNQMKSSFQEFEGWYPIPLNDKWTLTPGGLTDIDSKGTKLAPYISLDYKISKSLSLSSRYRYNHMTHKDRDYNGYMDYNDSHQFDLYLNYQATEKLWLQFNPEFFVNTNDFNASNGQKTHWEPSIVARYRVDKHWLPYAEVAWLDQDQNHDDQVRFRLGIRYYFD
- a CDS encoding PTS system mannose/fructose/sorbose family transporter subunit IID codes for the protein MTDIQTQSVSAYADDKSEKKLFRQLFIRQFPLLGSMNFTRMEGLSYGWALAPMLKKIYANDPHRYLESLKRNSQFFNTNQHLAPFIMGLTLSMEKENAANPNFDTSSINGIKVALMGPFAGVGDSFFYGVLRIIATGIAIGLASQGNPLGPLLFLLIYNIPSYLLRYYGGVMGYRLGSKYIAEATQSGLLSCITKASSIMGLMMVGAMSASMVKFTTTFKTTIAGQPFVLQEILDKICVGLIPLLLVLGCLKLLNKKVSPNKVLIMLIVFGFAAAGIGII
- a CDS encoding PTS mannose/fructose/sorbose/N-acetylgalactosamine transporter subunit IIC; its protein translation is MLTSAILVAVIMFLVKTADHTLGQPLIERPLICGALVGLVLGDLQQGIIIGATLELIFLGTITIGGSVPADLAVGSVLATAFTILTHAEPPVAVALALPISLLAVFVYQVLKLVYTALVEKYDALLEQGRDRAALGLTLGMTFFYGIPFALIAFFGVLFGTEVIRSLVESIPGTVMRGMTAVGGILPALGFAILLKALWNRNIAAFFFIGFAMAAYLQLPIMGIAIIAASVSVYLCFNEFNQLKANKQTATAAASASVDDKDGFFND
- a CDS encoding PTS sugar transporter subunit IIA, whose amino-acid sequence is MREMYIATHGRYAEGIVSALNLLIGDDHGVTPVCAYCGEIESTAELAIRFDAIARQAAGRGNELVLFTDMPGGSVNNTAVQMMVKYPHAHVISGASLIMLMEFCMSEHAETAQRLQDAVAAASGAMQYMNQLPEIIAARQAAQHKTQDNIDDFFAEEGNP
- a CDS encoding sigma 54-interacting transcriptional regulator, coding for MALSAKEKLFQKIVTHYARKPAGFTAQDCADFMQVNRSVISHYLNRLCDDGYLRKENTRPVRFYVQQNGGEKTQPSRIVSKKHDAFQPLIGAHGSLTDAVALCRSAVDYPGDGLPVLLSGESGVGKSHLATLIYQYALERGVIAADKPFVELNCADYANNPELLSATLFGYTRGAFTGADREKRGAFDDADGGFLFLDEVHRLSAENQEKLFLFMDKGYFYRLGDNRTRHPASLRFIFATTENIDTVLLNTFRRRIPVRVTLPNYISRPLTERVAQVSHFLQQEARSLRRDIHLDNQLMHQLVTSPVRGNIGELKNQIKVMCASAWSENREADVITLRGPASGGEIIRIAASAHEDALNISHLLPKAMRDDVIFRDFCHSGNVLLLNRKVEQLLTTVSGAVAAESLYSGYIWQNTVHALEELESLTGVSCHPEIRKAVWLCLSYALHAPEEALDPDELHTISDYVSAKARLLAEECLALLSKHVTQQPLPLLQPLLSCVFHTLAGEDDPIQGIIVSHGRATASSIAGIANQLTGGYYFKAFDMANATSTREIIDLLIAHVSRLKQGAGLIILVDMGSLKEIYEEIKLHLHGELLVINNVSTAMALDIAAKIQDKLSMEAIIESAKGAYEVETRYYAGVLPGNKIIISCISGEGISRKLKDIVQRFLAQDEIDIITMEYDDLKWKIAHADPALNGTRLIITTTDLEAGYIPLLSVEQLIKEKTLVLKRDYFNGLLMEGGLEPMIDEVVKLFTVEGVASRLNFLNPVVIIDEVEAVIKQYEAFYKIHFESYLRINLFMHIALMIERVMVNNGVRHREEAELTLAQQAFVAVHDTFFQALNRKYNIILPLTEVLMIYEIMEPWIAFDPDH